One window of the Prochlorococcus marinus XMU1411 genome contains the following:
- a CDS encoding circularly permuted type 2 ATP-grasp protein, translated as MKYMFSSYQPKNSFDEYFKDNVNSAREILIPLLSSLDNMGLEELNRNHSAAKKLLLRHGATFRLNDTGLKGTERILPFDPLPRIISKDDWVTLEKGLKQRLEAIDLFLDDIYNSQKIINDGIIPRELIESSEGWRPQMIGFKPPLNKWCQISGLDLIRDRKGDWHVLEDNLRCPSGVAYFLENRLVMKNIFPNLFSGRIVKPIDEYPSYLLKTLQELAVWTDTPKIVLLTPGIFNSAYFEHSYLAQEMGIQLVQGHDLVCNDDYVYLKTTSGLKRVDVIYRRIDDDFLDPLNFRKDSCLGVSGLLDVFKAGHVALANAPGTGIADDKMIYSFVPKMIKYYLDEEIIIKNVETYICHYQKDREYVLENLSKLVVKSVAEAGGYGMLIGPHSTTNEIEEFANKIKNNPRNFIAQPTLELSTVPSLCDGELYPCHVDLRPYILRGKDSWVSPGGLTRVALKKGSLVVNSSQGGGCKDTWVVGK; from the coding sequence ATGAAATATATGTTTTCAAGTTATCAGCCTAAAAATAGTTTTGATGAATACTTTAAGGATAATGTTAACTCTGCTAGAGAAATATTGATTCCACTTCTTTCATCCTTAGATAATATGGGACTTGAGGAATTAAACAGGAATCATTCTGCCGCAAAAAAATTATTACTAAGACATGGTGCAACTTTTAGATTAAATGATACTGGTTTAAAAGGTACTGAGAGAATATTACCTTTTGATCCACTTCCAAGAATAATTAGTAAAGATGATTGGGTAACTTTAGAAAAAGGGTTAAAACAAAGGCTTGAGGCAATTGATTTATTCCTAGATGATATTTATAATTCTCAAAAAATAATTAATGATGGAATAATTCCAAGAGAATTAATAGAGAGTTCAGAAGGTTGGAGACCTCAGATGATAGGTTTCAAACCTCCACTAAATAAATGGTGTCAAATTTCAGGACTTGATTTAATAAGAGATAGAAAAGGAGATTGGCATGTTTTAGAAGATAATTTAAGGTGCCCTTCTGGTGTTGCTTATTTTTTAGAGAATAGATTAGTCATGAAGAATATTTTCCCTAATCTTTTCTCAGGAAGAATAGTTAAACCAATTGATGAATATCCATCATATCTTTTAAAAACTCTTCAAGAACTAGCTGTTTGGACTGACACTCCCAAGATAGTTCTACTAACTCCAGGAATTTTTAATAGTGCTTATTTTGAACATAGTTATTTAGCTCAAGAAATGGGCATACAACTAGTTCAGGGTCATGACTTAGTTTGTAATGATGATTATGTATATTTAAAAACTACCTCTGGATTAAAAAGAGTAGATGTCATTTACAGACGAATTGATGATGATTTCTTAGATCCTCTTAATTTCAGAAAAGATTCCTGCCTTGGTGTTAGCGGATTACTTGATGTTTTTAAGGCAGGTCATGTTGCTTTAGCAAATGCACCTGGGACTGGAATAGCAGATGACAAAATGATTTATTCTTTTGTTCCAAAAATGATTAAATATTATCTTGATGAAGAAATTATTATTAAAAATGTAGAAACTTACATTTGTCATTATCAAAAGGATCGAGAATATGTTCTAGAAAATTTATCAAAACTTGTTGTTAAGTCTGTCGCAGAAGCTGGTGGTTATGGAATGTTAATTGGCCCTCACTCAACAACGAATGAGATAGAAGAATTCGCTAATAAAATTAAAAATAATCCTAGAAATTTCATAGCACAACCAACATTAGAATTATCTACTGTGCCCTCGTTATGTGATGGAGAACTATATCCATGTCATGTTGATTTAAGACCATATATCTTAAGAGGAAAAGATTCATGGGTTAGCCCAGGCGGGCTTACGAGAGTAGCATTAAAAAAAGGATCATTAGTCGTTAATTCTTCTCAAGGTGGAGGATGCAAAGATACATGGGTTGTAGGTAAATAA
- a CDS encoding DNA gyrase produces MVQYYCPYCNPKYQFQKQSSNGTLICGLCGEDLVKKPFIRLNQIIALVAASSLLLPLVYTFIFLIKNQINPPNKNYQANSNLMIIIKETLS; encoded by the coding sequence ATGGTTCAATATTATTGCCCATATTGCAATCCTAAATATCAATTTCAAAAACAATCCTCAAATGGTACTTTGATTTGTGGCTTGTGTGGAGAGGATCTTGTAAAAAAACCATTTATTAGGTTGAACCAGATAATTGCTTTAGTTGCTGCTTCATCATTACTTCTACCGTTAGTATATACTTTTATTTTTTTAATTAAAAATCAAATAAATCCTCCTAATAAAAATTATCAAGCAAATAGTAATTTAATGATAATTATCAAAGAAACACTTTCATAA